Proteins from one Alkalidesulfovibrio alkalitolerans DSM 16529 genomic window:
- a CDS encoding D-alanine--D-alanine ligase family protein — MRVALLTSRLAPDSPADDLDSLVQAEAVGEALRSLGHATVNVSADLDLSRLLAEIKAARVDAVFNLAETLMGTDALAHVVPDVLARAGVACTGSGGTALVLSNDKPLAKRLLAARGIPTPAWAEVWSETGAASRTNATDLLTTPFSQAAQKGPDARRTKSSRPTRSPATRGLELFTATQQMGLFQQPARFAPGPYIIKPCREHASKGIGQDSVVEAASPADLAEALAKAHARQGLDLFAEAYVEGREFAVSLLADEDGLPRALPPAEMRFSGQWRRTILTYDAKWNPECPEYGLSTRAFDLSPEDAGLTSTLSALALACWRAFGLSGYARVDFRVDKNGAPWVIDINANPCLAPDAGFAAACEQAGIPYGRAVERILSAAVRTRNTHA; from the coding sequence ATGCGCGTCGCCCTGCTGACAAGCCGCCTCGCCCCGGACAGCCCGGCCGACGACCTGGATTCCCTGGTCCAGGCCGAGGCCGTGGGCGAGGCGCTGCGCTCCCTGGGCCATGCGACCGTGAACGTCTCGGCGGACCTTGATCTTTCGCGCCTTCTGGCCGAGATCAAGGCCGCGCGCGTGGACGCGGTCTTCAACCTGGCCGAGACGCTCATGGGCACGGACGCGCTGGCCCATGTCGTGCCCGACGTGCTCGCGCGCGCGGGCGTCGCCTGCACCGGCTCGGGCGGGACCGCGCTCGTCCTGAGCAACGACAAGCCCTTGGCCAAGCGGCTCCTGGCCGCGCGGGGCATCCCCACCCCGGCCTGGGCCGAGGTCTGGTCCGAAACCGGGGCCGCGTCCCGGACGAACGCCACGGACTTGCTGACAACCCCCTTTTCCCAGGCTGCTCAAAAAGGCCCAGATGCAAGGCGCACAAAAAGTTCAAGGCCGACGCGTAGTCCAGCTACGCGAGGGCTTGAACTTTTCACGGCAACGCAGCAGATGGGACTTTTTCAGCAGCCTGCCCGGTTCGCTCCCGGACCCTACATCATCAAACCCTGCCGCGAGCACGCCTCCAAGGGCATCGGCCAGGATTCCGTGGTCGAGGCGGCAAGCCCCGCCGATCTGGCTGAAGCGCTCGCCAAAGCGCACGCGCGCCAAGGGCTGGACCTGTTCGCCGAGGCCTACGTGGAGGGCCGTGAGTTCGCCGTCTCGCTGCTCGCGGACGAGGACGGCCTGCCGCGCGCCTTGCCCCCGGCCGAAATGCGCTTTTCGGGCCAGTGGCGGCGGACTATCCTGACCTACGACGCCAAATGGAATCCCGAGTGCCCGGAGTACGGGCTCTCCACGCGCGCCTTCGACCTTTCGCCCGAGGACGCCGGGCTGACCTCGACGCTCTCGGCCCTCGCCCTGGCCTGCTGGCGGGCCTTCGGCCTTTCGGGCTACGCGCGGGTGGATTTTCGCGTGGACAAGAACGGCGCGCCGTGGGTCATCGACATCAACGCCAACCCCTGCCTCGCGCCGGACGCCGGATTCGCGGCGGCCTGCGAACAGGCCGGGATACCGTACGGACGGGCCGTGGAACGCATCCTTTCGGCCGCCGTGCGTACACGGAACACACATGCCTAG
- the ahcY gene encoding adenosylhomocysteinase: protein MTLQAIDLSLPHKVKDLSLADWGRKELDLAENEMPGLMALRAKYGPQQPLKGLKIMGSLHMTIQTAMLIETLTALGADVRWCSCNIFSTQDHAAAAIAKAGSAAVFAWKGMNLDEYWWCTEMALTWPDGSGPDLIVDDGGDATLMIHLGVKAEKNPAVLNESGDSQDFVTLVKRLKHILETDHGKWTRFAANIRGVSEETTTGVHRLYHMQEQGELLFPAINVNDAVTKSKFDNLYGCRESLLDGIKRATDVMIAGKVAMVCGYGDVGKGCAQSLRGFGARVLIAEIDPICALQACMEGYQVTTVEDCLPECDIFVTATGNCKVLRGSHIEGMKNEAIICNIGHFDNEIEMEYLEKSPDWTRTEVKPQVDKWTNAKTGRSVVVLAEGRLVNLGCATGHPSFVMSASFTNQVLAQIELATKSFEPKVMVLPKHLDEEVARLHLDRLGAKLTVLSPDQACYIGVDVKGPYKSEHYRY from the coding sequence ATGACACTGCAAGCCATCGACCTTTCCCTGCCCCACAAGGTCAAGGACCTGAGCCTGGCCGACTGGGGCCGCAAGGAACTCGACCTGGCCGAGAACGAGATGCCGGGCCTGATGGCCCTGCGCGCCAAGTACGGTCCGCAACAGCCCCTCAAGGGCCTGAAGATCATGGGCTCGCTGCACATGACCATCCAGACCGCCATGCTCATCGAGACCCTGACCGCGCTCGGGGCCGACGTGCGCTGGTGCTCCTGCAACATCTTCTCGACCCAGGACCACGCCGCCGCAGCCATCGCCAAGGCCGGATCGGCCGCCGTCTTCGCCTGGAAGGGCATGAACCTGGACGAGTACTGGTGGTGCACCGAGATGGCCCTGACCTGGCCCGATGGTTCCGGCCCTGACCTGATCGTGGACGACGGCGGCGACGCCACGCTCATGATCCACCTGGGCGTGAAGGCTGAGAAGAACCCGGCCGTGCTGAACGAGAGCGGCGATTCGCAGGACTTCGTCACGCTGGTCAAGCGCCTCAAGCACATCCTGGAAACCGACCACGGCAAGTGGACCCGCTTCGCCGCCAATATCCGTGGCGTGTCCGAGGAAACGACCACCGGCGTGCACCGCCTGTACCACATGCAGGAGCAGGGCGAACTGCTCTTCCCGGCCATCAACGTCAACGACGCCGTGACCAAGTCCAAGTTCGACAACCTCTACGGCTGCCGCGAGTCGCTCCTGGACGGCATCAAGCGCGCCACGGACGTGATGATCGCGGGCAAGGTGGCCATGGTCTGCGGCTACGGCGACGTGGGCAAGGGCTGCGCCCAGTCCCTGCGCGGCTTCGGAGCGCGCGTGCTGATCGCCGAGATCGACCCCATCTGCGCGCTGCAGGCCTGCATGGAAGGCTATCAGGTGACGACCGTTGAGGACTGCCTGCCCGAGTGCGACATCTTCGTCACGGCCACGGGCAACTGCAAGGTGCTGCGCGGCTCGCACATCGAAGGCATGAAGAACGAGGCCATCATCTGCAACATCGGCCATTTCGACAACGAGATCGAGATGGAATACCTTGAGAAGTCGCCCGATTGGACGCGCACCGAGGTCAAGCCCCAGGTGGACAAGTGGACCAACGCGAAGACCGGCAGGTCCGTGGTCGTGCTCGCCGAGGGCCGCCTCGTGAACCTGGGCTGCGCCACGGGCCACCCGAGCTTCGTCATGTCCGCCTCGTTCACCAACCAGGTACTGGCCCAGATCGAACTGGCCACCAAGAGCTTCGAGCCCAAGGTCATGGTCCTGCCCAAGCACCTCGACGAGGAAGTGGCGCGGCTGCACCTGGACCGCCTGGGCGCGAAGCTGACCGTGCTCTCGCCCGACCAAGCCTGCTACATCGGCGTGGACGTCAAAGGACCCTACAAGTCCGAGCACTACCGCTACTAG
- a CDS encoding ArsR/SmtB family transcription factor, with amino-acid sequence MSIVQFSKALADGTRARLMAVLARHELNVRELTEALRLPQSSVSHHLRILAEAGLAEARRDGLWAFYRATASGPAAEYLRCLAPFLDAPDFATDLGAAARVLAARREAARRFFDAHAPDWPAMLRSVLGDTDLARAVRERLPACTDGAGQPRPCATAADLGCGAGQLLPVLHERAENVIGVDHSRAMLARARETLGDAPWASLRVGELEHLPLRDAEADLALVCMALHHLPEPPLGVAEAARVLAPGGHLLIADFDKHGDETLRERHGDHWLGFSRAELAAFCEASGLFIAAEDTLALPGGLTLRFMTARKP; translated from the coding sequence ATGTCGATAGTTCAATTCAGCAAGGCGCTCGCCGACGGAACACGGGCCCGGCTCATGGCCGTTTTAGCGCGGCACGAACTGAACGTGCGCGAGTTGACCGAGGCGCTCAGGCTGCCGCAGTCCAGCGTCTCGCACCACCTGCGCATCCTCGCCGAGGCTGGGCTGGCCGAGGCCAGGCGCGACGGCCTGTGGGCCTTCTACCGCGCTACGGCAAGTGGTCCGGCCGCCGAGTACCTGCGCTGCCTCGCGCCCTTTCTCGACGCCCCGGATTTCGCCACGGACCTCGGCGCCGCGGCCCGCGTACTGGCCGCCCGGCGCGAGGCCGCGCGCCGCTTCTTCGACGCCCACGCCCCGGATTGGCCCGCCATGCTGCGCTCCGTGCTCGGCGACACCGACCTTGCCCGCGCCGTGCGCGAGCGCCTGCCCGCCTGCACGGACGGCGCGGGGCAACCACGGCCCTGCGCCACGGCCGCGGACCTCGGCTGCGGCGCGGGGCAGCTTCTGCCGGTGCTGCACGAGCGCGCCGAGAATGTCATCGGCGTGGACCACTCCCGGGCCATGCTCGCGCGCGCCCGCGAGACGCTTGGCGACGCGCCGTGGGCTTCGCTGCGCGTGGGCGAGCTCGAACACCTGCCGCTGCGCGACGCCGAGGCCGACCTGGCGCTCGTCTGCATGGCCCTGCACCACCTGCCCGAACCGCCCCTGGGCGTGGCCGAGGCCGCGCGCGTGCTCGCGCCCGGCGGGCATCTGCTCATCGCAGACTTCGACAAGCACGGAGACGAGACGCTGCGCGAACGGCACGGCGACCACTGGCTCGGCTTCTCGCGCGCCGAGCTGGCCGCCTTCTGCGAGGCGTCAGGACTTTTCATCGCCGCCGAGGACACCCTCGCGCTGCCCGGCGGCCTCACGCTTCGCTTCATGACCGCGCGAAAACCCTGA
- a CDS encoding acyltransferase family protein, with the protein MGLVRLFLALAVYFSHDPFCGVRLLPGGVAVQAFFVISGFYMALILREKYAGAPLSLFYGNRALRLAPTYFLVLACSAAALHFLSAAPLAGPRDFGAAMSGPAWPMIAWSNLLLWGDELLFLFALDPASGTFRFAPGGDVTGAYVFLLVPQAWSLSMEMSFYLLAPFLVRMRARTLVAIVLASLALRAGLLFATPGAELLARKIFFSEMWLFLLGMLAYEVHVANRARAAAKSLGLALFFGAMALAALFSGLPPVLKTPLWAACFALAVPHAFRLSAANRLDRFLGDLSYPFYIVHFLVISLVSRLADEPWGGTALALSLAAAVLLHLALERPIDRWRQARAARGAAEAGASRLPDAAVSAPIP; encoded by the coding sequence ATGGGCCTTGTCCGCCTCTTCCTCGCCCTCGCCGTATATTTCTCGCACGACCCGTTCTGCGGGGTGCGGCTTCTTCCGGGCGGCGTGGCGGTTCAGGCTTTCTTCGTCATTTCGGGCTTCTACATGGCGCTCATCCTGCGCGAGAAGTACGCAGGCGCGCCGCTCTCCCTGTTCTACGGCAACCGCGCCCTGCGCCTTGCCCCCACCTACTTCCTGGTCCTGGCCTGCTCCGCGGCGGCCCTGCATTTTCTTTCCGCCGCGCCCCTGGCGGGGCCGAGGGATTTCGGCGCGGCCATGTCCGGCCCGGCCTGGCCAATGATCGCCTGGAGCAATCTGCTGCTGTGGGGCGACGAGTTGCTCTTCCTCTTCGCCCTGGACCCCGCGAGCGGGACGTTTCGTTTCGCGCCGGGCGGCGACGTGACCGGGGCCTACGTCTTCCTGCTCGTGCCCCAGGCATGGTCGCTGTCCATGGAGATGAGCTTCTACCTGCTCGCGCCGTTCCTCGTCCGGATGCGGGCGCGCACGCTCGTGGCGATTGTCCTGGCAAGCCTCGCGCTGCGCGCGGGGCTGCTTTTCGCCACGCCCGGCGCGGAGCTTCTGGCGCGCAAGATATTCTTCTCGGAGATGTGGCTCTTCCTTCTGGGCATGCTCGCCTATGAAGTCCACGTCGCGAACAGGGCGCGGGCCGCCGCGAAAAGCCTCGGGCTCGCGCTGTTCTTCGGGGCCATGGCCCTGGCGGCGCTCTTCTCGGGCCTGCCGCCGGTTCTCAAGACGCCGCTGTGGGCCGCCTGCTTCGCCCTGGCCGTGCCGCACGCCTTTCGCCTGAGCGCCGCAAACCGCCTGGACCGCTTCCTGGGCGACCTCTCCTATCCCTTCTACATCGTGCACTTTCTGGTGATTTCGCTCGTCTCGCGGCTGGCGGACGAGCCTTGGGGCGGCACGGCCCTGGCGCTTTCGCTGGCCGCCGCCGTGTTGCTGCACCTGGCGCTGGAGCGGCCCATCGACCGCTGGCGGCAGGCGCGCGCCGCGCGCGGCGCGGCCGAGGCGGGAGCGTCGCGGCTGCCGGACGCGGCGGTCTCCGCGCCCATTCCCTGA
- a CDS encoding OsmC family protein, which translates to MAENIFNGVNVDALVQTIEAVKKDPQIGEFKFRVRNTWQDGTLNRATVKGFYGAKEEHPDRAGRLEYDIDEPPVLMGNDRGPNPVEYLLVGLSGCVTTSLVAHAAARGIKLNSVASELEGDIDLRGFMDIDPNVPVGYKEIRITFAIDADATRDQIEELAEFAKNHSPVAGTIMNATPVTVKVKKA; encoded by the coding sequence ATGGCAGAGAACATTTTCAACGGCGTCAACGTGGACGCCCTGGTGCAAACAATTGAGGCCGTGAAGAAAGACCCGCAGATCGGCGAGTTCAAATTCCGCGTCAGGAACACATGGCAGGACGGCACGCTGAACCGCGCCACGGTCAAGGGATTCTACGGAGCAAAGGAGGAACACCCCGACCGTGCCGGACGGCTGGAGTACGACATCGACGAGCCGCCCGTGCTGATGGGCAATGACCGGGGCCCAAACCCGGTGGAGTACCTGCTCGTCGGGCTTTCCGGCTGCGTCACGACCTCGCTGGTGGCGCATGCCGCGGCGCGGGGCATAAAGCTCAACTCCGTCGCCTCAGAACTCGAAGGCGACATCGACCTGCGCGGCTTCATGGACATCGACCCCAACGTACCCGTGGGCTACAAGGAAATCCGCATCACCTTCGCCATCGACGCCGACGCCACCAGGGACCAGATCGAGGAGTTGGCCGAGTTCGCCAAGAACCACTCGCCCGTGGCGGGAACGATCATGAACGCCACGCCGGTCACGGTGAAGGTCAAGAAGGCGTAG
- a CDS encoding GNAT family N-acetyltransferase has product MPSLTLRDKARPDDVEAVARILATANAFTPAEIDVARELVQENLAKGAAASGYHLLFAEAEGEVRGYVCYGPDACSDGACHLYWIAVDAAARGQGLARRLLDAACEAIRLAGGRKLYAETSSTEPYAAARGFYEHSGFTCEARLAEFYRPGDDKLIYVRSLMR; this is encoded by the coding sequence ATGCCTAGTCTCACGCTCCGCGATAAGGCCAGGCCCGACGACGTCGAGGCTGTGGCCCGCATCCTCGCGACCGCCAACGCCTTCACCCCGGCCGAGATCGACGTGGCCCGCGAACTCGTGCAGGAGAACTTGGCCAAGGGCGCGGCCGCCTCGGGTTACCACCTGCTCTTCGCCGAGGCGGAGGGGGAGGTGCGCGGCTATGTCTGTTACGGCCCGGACGCATGCAGCGACGGGGCCTGTCACCTCTACTGGATAGCCGTGGACGCGGCCGCGCGCGGCCAGGGGCTGGCCCGCCGCCTGCTCGACGCGGCCTGCGAGGCCATCCGCCTGGCGGGCGGCAGAAAGCTCTACGCCGAGACCTCGTCCACCGAGCCTTACGCGGCCGCGCGCGGCTTCTACGAGCACAGCGGCTTCACGTGCGAGGCTAGGCTCGCCGAGTTCTACCGTCCCGGCGACGACAAGCTCATTTACGTGCGGTCCCTGATGCGCTAG
- a CDS encoding TVP38/TMEM64 family protein has product MAADSRSGHEQGPDAAAPTRDPSRTPAAPCETPDIPPKRRLRAVLKGLLLIATMSAAGVALHAAKLDQTLDRHVIAAHLDSLGALGWLAFVVGTGLLTAVALPRQIPAFIGGYVFGVVWGTALAALGTVLGCAISFLYARFLGRELVRKRFGRRIKAFEEFVNTNPVTMTMLIRLMPVGNNTITNLLAGLTSIRLAPYLLGSAIGYLPQTLIFALIGKGVRVDPGLRIGIASVLFVATTLWGFVLYRKYRCARLLNEANGSPEAEDAASDSCGK; this is encoded by the coding sequence ATGGCCGCTGATTCGCGTTCCGGGCACGAGCAAGGGCCGGACGCGGCCGCACCGACGCGCGACCCCTCGCGCACGCCCGCCGCGCCCTGCGAGACCCCGGATATCCCGCCCAAGCGCCGTTTGCGCGCCGTGCTCAAGGGACTTCTGCTCATCGCCACCATGTCCGCCGCGGGCGTGGCCCTGCACGCGGCCAAGCTCGACCAGACCCTCGACCGCCACGTGATCGCGGCCCACCTCGACAGCCTGGGTGCGCTTGGCTGGCTCGCCTTCGTGGTCGGCACCGGGCTGCTCACGGCCGTGGCCCTGCCGCGTCAGATTCCGGCCTTCATCGGCGGCTACGTCTTCGGCGTGGTCTGGGGCACGGCCCTGGCCGCGCTCGGCACGGTGCTCGGCTGCGCCATCTCCTTTCTCTACGCGCGCTTTTTGGGCCGCGAGCTGGTGCGCAAGCGCTTCGGCCGGCGCATCAAGGCCTTCGAGGAGTTCGTGAACACGAACCCCGTGACCATGACCATGCTCATCCGGCTCATGCCCGTGGGCAACAACACCATCACCAACCTGCTGGCCGGGCTGACTTCCATCCGCCTCGCGCCCTACCTGCTCGGCTCGGCCATCGGCTACCTGCCCCAGACCCTCATCTTCGCCCTCATCGGCAAGGGCGTGCGCGTGGACCCGGGGCTGCGCATCGGCATCGCCAGCGTGCTCTTCGTGGCCACCACCCTGTGGGGCTTCGTTCTCTACCGCAAATACCGCTGCGCGCGGCTCTTGAACGAGGCCAACGGCTCGCCCGAGGCCGAGGACGCCGCTTCGGATTCCTGCGGCAAATAA
- a CDS encoding glycosyltransferase family 2 protein, producing the protein MQHSHSLSVVVPVYNEEANLRPLMEQIRAALTPLGREWEAVFVDDGSTDQSLAVLRELADADPRVRYLAFVANRGQSAAFVAGFAAARNDLVVTMDADLQNDPADIPALLGLFEREGLDMACGLRAKRRDTFVKRISSKFGNAVRTRLTGKTVTDTGCSLKIMRADMARRMPPFKGMHRFFPNLMLWQGARVAEMPVNHRPRNAGVSKYGTLDRAVQGGMDLLGVRWLRSRFIAYQIKEQG; encoded by the coding sequence ATGCAGCACAGCCACTCGCTTTCCGTCGTCGTCCCGGTCTACAATGAAGAGGCCAATCTGCGCCCCCTGATGGAGCAGATCCGCGCCGCGCTCACCCCGCTCGGCCGCGAATGGGAGGCCGTGTTCGTGGACGACGGCTCCACGGACCAAAGCCTTGCCGTGCTCCGCGAACTGGCCGACGCCGACCCCCGCGTGCGCTACCTCGCCTTCGTGGCCAACCGGGGCCAGTCCGCCGCCTTCGTGGCCGGGTTCGCGGCCGCGCGTAACGATCTGGTGGTGACCATGGACGCGGACCTGCAAAACGACCCCGCCGACATCCCGGCCCTGCTCGGCCTGTTCGAGCGCGAGGGGCTGGACATGGCCTGCGGCCTGCGCGCCAAGCGCCGCGACACGTTCGTCAAGCGCATCTCCTCCAAGTTCGGCAACGCCGTGCGCACGCGCCTGACCGGCAAGACCGTGACCGACACGGGCTGCTCGCTGAAGATCATGCGCGCCGACATGGCCCGCCGCATGCCCCCCTTCAAGGGCATGCACCGCTTTTTCCCCAACCTGATGCTCTGGCAGGGCGCGCGCGTGGCCGAAATGCCCGTGAACCACCGCCCGAGAAACGCGGGCGTCTCCAAGTACGGCACCCTGGACAGGGCCGTGCAGGGCGGCATGGACCTTCTGGGCGTGCGCTGGCTGCGCTCGCGCTTCATCGCCTACCAGATCAAGGAACAGGGCTGA
- a CDS encoding D-alanine--D-alanine ligase family protein has translation MRVGITYDLKEAYLAQGYTPEEVAEFDCPETIQAIEEALWAMGCETDPIGTVRDLVRRLALGERWDLVFNIAEGLSGFARESQIPALLEAYAIPCVFSDPLVLSLCLHKAMTKRVLKSAGVPTPDFAVIERPGQAAAVSLAWPLFAKPVAEGTSKGVSARSLCRTPEELLAVCDELLAAHRQPVLVERYLPGREFTVGIMGSGEEAKSLGVMEVLLTENAEAGAYSLENKWLYEDRVKYRLVDDQAARDAARVSLDAWRALSCRDGGRVDVRLNEHGQAEVIEINPLPGLNPDYSDLPILCRLAGMPYQELIAGIVRSACARAGLSLDAPKARRPVRRAAI, from the coding sequence ATGCGCGTCGGCATCACCTACGACCTGAAGGAAGCCTATCTCGCCCAGGGGTACACCCCGGAGGAGGTGGCCGAATTCGACTGCCCCGAGACCATCCAGGCCATCGAAGAGGCCCTATGGGCCATGGGCTGCGAGACCGATCCCATCGGCACGGTGCGCGATCTGGTGCGGCGTCTGGCCCTTGGCGAGCGCTGGGATCTGGTCTTCAACATCGCGGAGGGGCTTTCGGGCTTCGCGCGCGAGTCCCAGATTCCGGCCCTTCTGGAGGCCTACGCCATTCCCTGCGTCTTCTCCGATCCGCTTGTCCTCTCCCTGTGCCTGCACAAGGCCATGACCAAGCGCGTGCTGAAAAGCGCGGGCGTGCCCACCCCGGACTTCGCCGTGATCGAGCGGCCCGGCCAGGCGGCCGCGGTGTCGCTGGCTTGGCCGCTGTTCGCCAAGCCCGTTGCCGAGGGCACGAGCAAGGGCGTCTCGGCCCGCTCGTTGTGTCGCACGCCCGAGGAGCTTTTGGCCGTGTGCGACGAGCTTTTGGCCGCGCACAGGCAGCCCGTGCTCGTGGAGCGCTACCTGCCGGGCCGCGAGTTCACCGTGGGCATCATGGGCAGCGGCGAGGAGGCGAAAAGCCTTGGCGTGATGGAGGTTTTGCTGACCGAAAACGCCGAGGCCGGGGCCTACTCCCTCGAAAACAAGTGGCTCTACGAGGATCGCGTGAAATACCGCCTCGTGGACGACCAGGCGGCCCGCGACGCGGCCCGCGTCTCTTTGGACGCCTGGCGCGCGCTCTCCTGCCGCGACGGCGGCCGCGTGGACGTGCGTCTGAACGAGCACGGCCAGGCCGAGGTCATCGAGATCAATCCCCTGCCGGGGCTCAACCCCGACTACTCGGATCTGCCCATCCTCTGCCGCCTGGCGGGCATGCCCTACCAGGAACTCATCGCGGGCATCGTGCGCTCGGCCTGCGCGCGCGCGGGGCTCTCGCTGGACGCGCCCAAGGCGCGACGGCCCGTGCGCCGGGCCGCCATCTGA
- a CDS encoding PAS domain-containing protein, which produces MRSDLQRVVYDFALSKHLAEGDVERLAADMMREAARALGVERASVWLLENDEQTLSCINLFMLSTGNDHCGLRLGRDQFLGEFEALATSRYMMTSEPLSDPRTSGYAENYIKPNGITAMLDAAIRTSGRVMGVICLEHVNRPHVWEVDEIAFACQLADQLALALLNRERAQALISLRQSEERLRLALEATRDGLWDWDISTGRVYWNDRCYTMLGYEPGEFPMSREMWEQMLHPEDRVQAVARVSEEMNRGEGRFRVEFRLRTKEGGWRWVVGRGKTVERDAAGRPSRMVGTHIDIDDLKRAELMRQEIERIVQHDLRKPAINAISAVRLIREGDLSEGDLAKALGAVESSGRQMIELIDTSLNLFRIETGRFEFTPEPLDCARTVAEVLEEMSFAFPRFDSRVEVRVHCPSHRDGGGCTTLGSRHLLRSALMNLITNAIEASSRDRPVEVSITSGHGCDIAIRNAGVIPRQIRDRFFGKYVTFGKNGGTGLGAYSARRMIEVQGGSVEADVSDEHDTTTIRIHLPEASAPRPARPE; this is translated from the coding sequence ATGCGTTCGGATCTGCAACGGGTCGTGTATGATTTCGCCTTGAGCAAGCATCTGGCCGAGGGCGACGTGGAGCGGCTCGCCGCCGACATGATGCGGGAGGCGGCCCGTGCCCTTGGCGTGGAGCGCGCGAGCGTCTGGCTGCTCGAAAACGACGAGCAGACGCTTTCCTGCATCAATTTGTTCATGCTCTCCACGGGAAACGACCACTGCGGCCTGCGGCTTGGCCGCGACCAGTTCCTCGGCGAGTTCGAGGCCCTGGCGACCAGTCGCTACATGATGACCTCGGAGCCGCTGAGCGACCCGCGCACTTCCGGATACGCCGAAAACTACATCAAGCCCAACGGCATTACCGCCATGCTCGACGCGGCGATCCGCACCTCGGGCCGGGTCATGGGCGTGATTTGTCTGGAGCACGTGAACAGGCCGCACGTCTGGGAAGTGGACGAAATCGCCTTCGCCTGCCAGCTTGCGGACCAGCTCGCCCTGGCCCTGCTCAACAGGGAGCGCGCCCAGGCCCTGATCTCGCTGCGGCAAAGCGAGGAGCGGCTGCGCCTGGCGCTGGAGGCCACGCGCGACGGCCTGTGGGACTGGGACATCTCCACCGGCCGTGTCTACTGGAACGACCGCTGCTACACCATGCTTGGCTACGAGCCGGGCGAGTTTCCCATGAGCCGCGAGATGTGGGAGCAGATGCTGCATCCCGAGGATCGCGTTCAGGCCGTGGCGCGGGTGAGCGAGGAGATGAACCGGGGCGAGGGCCGCTTTCGCGTGGAATTCAGATTGCGCACCAAGGAGGGCGGCTGGCGCTGGGTCGTGGGCCGGGGCAAGACCGTGGAGCGCGACGCCGCGGGGCGGCCCAGCCGCATGGTCGGCACGCACATCGACATCGACGACCTGAAGCGCGCGGAACTCATGCGCCAGGAGATCGAGCGCATCGTGCAGCACGACTTGCGAAAGCCCGCCATCAACGCGATTTCCGCCGTCCGGCTCATCCGCGAAGGCGACCTGAGCGAGGGCGACCTCGCCAAGGCGCTGGGCGCGGTCGAGTCTTCGGGGCGGCAGATGATCGAATTGATCGACACCTCCCTGAACCTGTTCCGCATCGAGACCGGCCGCTTCGAGTTCACGCCCGAGCCGCTGGACTGCGCGCGGACCGTGGCCGAGGTCCTGGAGGAGATGTCTTTCGCCTTTCCCCGGTTCGATTCGCGGGTGGAGGTGCGCGTGCACTGCCCAAGTCACCGGGACGGAGGGGGATGCACGACCCTCGGTTCGCGTCACCTGCTCAGGTCCGCGCTCATGAACCTGATCACCAATGCCATCGAGGCGTCATCCAGGGACCGACCGGTGGAGGTGAGCATCACGAGCGGCCACGGCTGCGACATCGCGATACGCAATGCGGGCGTCATCCCCAGGCAGATCAGGGACAGGTTCTTCGGCAAGTACGTGACCTTCGGCAAGAATGGCGGTACGGGCCTTGGGGCCTATTCGGCGCGCCGGATGATCGAGGTGCAGGGCGGGAGCGTGGAAGCCGACGTTTCCGACGAGCACGACACGACCACGATCCGCATCCACCTGCCCGAAGCATCGGCGCCCCGCCCGGCGCGGCCCGAGTAG